In the genome of Acidimicrobiales bacterium, one region contains:
- a CDS encoding thiamine pyrophosphate-dependent enzyme — MSTTTEPTTPDLAAGWDDAQLRDLYAALLLPRLIEEKMLRLLRQGRLSKWFSGVGQEAIAVGVTWALRDDDVILPMHRNLGVFTGRGLDLGQLFRQLLGREGGFTRGRDRTFHFGTLEHGIVGMISHLAAMLPVADGLALAGRLRGSDRVVAAFTGDGATSEGDFHEALNLAAVWRLPVLFVVENNQYGLSTPTSEQYACARLADRGAGYGMPGVVVDGNDVLAVVAAVREAAARARAGDGPTLMEFETFRMRGHEEASGTDYVPPELIEQWAARDPLLRFEAVLDGRGVLPERVRAELRAWAKSEVDRLVEDALAAPVPESTAERELGDVLAPRPAPRRPLPPAGEPRELRYLDAISEGMREAMRADPSVVLMGQDIAEYGGVFKATAGFVEEFGRDRVRNTPIIESGALGAALGLALDGFVPMVEMQFGDFISCGFNQIVNNLAKTHYRWGAPVPVVVRAPVGGGSGAGPFHSQDVEAWFTCVAGLKVVAPATPADAKGLLLAAFGDGNPVLFLEHKLLYRAAKGPVPDGWYEVPIGRAAVARPGRDATVVTYGAGVPWALEAAEALAAEGREVEVVDLRSLLPWDTETVLDSVRRTGRCLVLHEAPVTGGFGAEVAATVGTEAFGWLDAPVTRLGALDTPVPFARALEDLHSPRSRVLPTLRDLLAY; from the coding sequence ATGTCGACCACCACCGAGCCCACCACCCCGGACCTGGCCGCCGGCTGGGACGACGCCCAGCTGCGGGATCTCTACGCCGCCCTCCTCCTCCCCCGGCTCATCGAGGAGAAGATGCTGCGGCTCCTGCGCCAGGGCCGGCTGTCGAAGTGGTTCTCCGGGGTCGGGCAGGAGGCCATCGCCGTCGGCGTGACGTGGGCGCTGCGGGACGACGACGTCATCCTCCCCATGCACCGCAACCTGGGCGTGTTCACCGGCCGGGGCCTGGACCTCGGCCAGCTGTTCCGCCAGCTGCTCGGCCGGGAGGGCGGGTTCACCAGGGGCCGGGACCGCACGTTCCACTTCGGCACCCTCGAGCACGGCATCGTCGGCATGATCAGCCACCTGGCCGCCATGCTGCCGGTGGCCGACGGCCTGGCCCTCGCCGGCCGGCTGCGGGGGTCGGACCGGGTGGTGGCCGCGTTCACGGGCGACGGGGCGACCAGCGAGGGCGACTTCCACGAGGCGCTGAACCTGGCCGCCGTGTGGCGGCTGCCGGTGCTGTTCGTCGTCGAGAACAACCAGTACGGGCTGTCGACGCCGACCTCCGAGCAGTACGCCTGCGCCCGGCTGGCCGACCGGGGCGCCGGCTACGGCATGCCCGGCGTGGTCGTCGACGGGAACGACGTGCTGGCCGTCGTCGCCGCCGTGCGGGAGGCGGCGGCCAGGGCCCGCGCCGGCGACGGGCCGACGCTCATGGAGTTCGAGACGTTCCGGATGCGGGGCCACGAGGAGGCGTCGGGCACCGACTACGTGCCGCCCGAGCTGATCGAGCAGTGGGCCGCCCGCGACCCGCTGCTGCGGTTCGAGGCCGTCCTCGACGGCCGGGGCGTGCTGCCCGAGCGGGTGCGGGCCGAGCTGCGGGCCTGGGCCAAGTCCGAGGTCGACCGGCTGGTGGAGGACGCGCTCGCCGCCCCGGTGCCCGAGTCGACCGCCGAGCGGGAGCTGGGCGACGTGCTCGCCCCCCGCCCGGCGCCCCGCCGCCCGCTGCCACCGGCCGGCGAGCCCAGGGAGCTGCGCTACCTCGACGCCATCAGCGAGGGCATGCGGGAGGCCATGCGGGCCGACCCGTCGGTCGTCCTCATGGGCCAGGACATCGCCGAGTACGGCGGGGTGTTCAAGGCCACCGCCGGCTTCGTCGAGGAGTTCGGCCGGGACCGGGTGCGCAACACGCCGATCATCGAGTCGGGGGCGCTCGGCGCCGCCCTCGGCCTCGCCCTCGACGGGTTCGTCCCCATGGTCGAGATGCAGTTCGGCGACTTCATCTCCTGTGGCTTCAACCAGATCGTCAACAACCTGGCCAAGACCCACTACCGGTGGGGCGCGCCGGTGCCGGTCGTGGTCCGGGCGCCGGTCGGCGGCGGGTCGGGCGCCGGCCCGTTCCACTCCCAGGACGTCGAGGCCTGGTTCACCTGCGTGGCCGGCCTGAAGGTGGTCGCCCCCGCGACCCCGGCCGACGCCAAGGGGCTGCTGCTCGCCGCCTTCGGCGACGGCAACCCGGTGCTGTTCCTCGAGCACAAGCTCCTGTACCGGGCGGCCAAGGGCCCGGTGCCCGACGGCTGGTACGAGGTGCCGATCGGCCGGGCCGCGGTCGCCCGCCCCGGCCGGGACGCCACCGTCGTCACCTACGGCGCCGGCGTGCCGTGGGCGCTGGAGGCGGCCGAGGCGCTCGCCGCCGAGGGGCGGGAGGTGGAGGTCGTGGACCTGCGCTCGCTCCTGCCCTGGGACACCGAGACGGTGCTCGACTCGGTCCGGCGCACGGGGCGCTGCCTGGTGCTCCACGAGGCGCCGGTCACCGGCGGCTTCGGGGCGGAGGTCGCCGCCACCGTCGGGACGGAGGCGTTCGGGTGGCTCGACGCCCCCGTCACCCGCCTCGGCGCCCTCGACACCCCGGTCCCGTTCGCCCGC